The Spirulina subsalsa PCC 9445 region TAACGTTAACTTCCCTCTTGTTGTTTTGTAGCGTTGTGTTTTATGGGTATGTCTATCCCATTATTTTTTACTTTTGAGAAAATGAGGAAATAATGATGACTGATGATGATTTTGACAGTTTAGATTTAGGTATTGCGATAGATGATGATTTTGATTTGTGGGATGATTTAGATGCTAGCGTAGAAAGAATTTTAAATCATTCTAGTCAAGGGTATTTTACGTTTGAGCTAATTAATGCTATTGGCAATAAAACAACCTTAATCATCAAAACTTGTTTAGAACACTGTCAAGTGGAAGATGGGCTAAGTATTTCAATCGGCTTGCAATCAGTGCAAATTGAAAATACAAAGGGACGTTATTGGTGTATCTATACGCTACCGGATTGGGTAGATGCGATGGGGATAATTATCAATACAATTAAGTTAGCCATTGTTTGTGAAAAGCCCCTAACACTCATAGATTGCATTGTAGCTCTTCAGAAAATCTAGTTTATTCCTTGTGTGGAGTGTTCCCCCCTATAGTTCCCTCAGTGGCACTATGAGGGGGATTTTTTTATTAACATTAACTCAAAATGCCCTCTATCCTATACCCTGCTTAAGTTTCAAGCTATAGAGGAAAAAAAGATAGAGGGTTTTTTCCTATGTATAATTTTTTTGTTATTACTATTAGTTTAGGTGCGCTGTAACCCATAGCCCATAACGGTTACAGTGGATTTTGTGAATAGGGAAGTGAAAAAAGGTAAGTTTAAGGCCTCTAGATTCTCCCCCTATTGGGGGGAACTATGGGTACAGGGGGGGATAGTGGGAATAGAGCATTTTCTATTCAATCTGATTATTTAATCAGATTAATCAATCTGATTAATTTGAAAATGCTCAATCAGGGAGTGAGTCTGAGGATGGGTAACTAACGGTAGCCCTACGGTAAAGGTTAGATTATGGGTAACTGCTTACAGGTCGTATGGGCTTGTTCAAACTCAGAGATTGAACCCATACTTTGTTACCCATCGTTGCCCATACTTCCCCCTACTCCCTCTCCCTCCCAATGCGTCCTATAACCAACACAGTTAGGGGGGGAGATACCAGATAGACCCTGGCAAACCGATATCCCCACATCATCCCTTAAGTTCCCCTATGTCCTATTTGACCCTGTTTAACCGACTGTTCCCCCTACTCTGGTATGTTTCATCGTTTCCTATCGTGATAACGGTATAGGGGGCATATCTGGTTAGTACATATGACACACTATTGGGGTTTTGTACTGAGATGGGTGAATACTGTGATTTGACATTTTCACTCAAATATGATTAGTCTTGATTTAGTGAAAGATGAGTGAAACGATACTATATCAGGTTTGAGTGAATCCTAACCTGCTAGACATACAAGGTATTAAGCATCAAGCGGGTAGCGAGAATCGAACTCGCAACTAAACCTTGGGAAGGTTTCGTTTTACCACTAAACTATACCCGCACGGTTTTTTATCATAGCACTCTATCCCGGGGTTTTGTCAAGGCAAAAGGCAAAAAGGAATAGGTCAGGCGGACAAGTTAAGCCTGTCAGGAAGTTACGACTGATTAGATCACCGTTCAAGGGCAACAAGGGGAGGGAAAGACGGGATTGCTGTGTAGACTTTGGCGAAAGGTCAGGACTAACTCGTTGAGTTCGTCCATGTTAATTAAAAAGGCATCGTGGCCGTGGGGGGAGTGCAGCCAAGCGAGTTGGGCGTTGGGGATGAGTTCGGCGAGTTCCTGTTGTTCTACGGGGGGGTAGAGGATATCGGAATCAATGCCGACGATTAGGGTGGGGTGAGGAATGCTGCGCAAGAGGGTTTCATAATCTTGGTCAGGACGGGCTAAGTTATGATGATCCATGGCGCGACTGAGAGTGATGTAGGTGTTGGCATCAAAGCGTTCTACTAATTTATCGCCTTGGTATTTCAGGTAATGGGCGATCGCAAATTCTTCTGCTTGTTCGTTACGGGCAAAGCGAATCGAGTAATTCCCCCAAGAACGATAGGTACTCATGGCAATCATCCGCGCCACTTTTAAGCCCTGTTTGGGGGGAGCATCGGGGGAATAATGCCCCCCTTGCCAGAGTGGATCGGTATAAATGGCTTGACGTTGGGCTTCACTCCAGCCAATGCACCAAGCGGAATGTCGCCCGGAGGCGGCAATGGGTGCGATCGCCTTTACCCAATCGGGATAACAGGCCGCCCACTCCAACACCTGCATCCCCCCCAAAGATCCCCCAATCACCAAACGGAGCGATCGCACCCCCAATTCCTCCAACAAGCGCGCCTGCAAATGCACCATATCCCGCACCGTAATTTCCGGAAACTCCACCCCATAGGCTTTTCCCGTCCTCGGATTAACAGAAGTCGGCCCCGTCGTGCCGTAACAACTGCCCAAAATATTGCTACAAATCAAAAAATCCCGGGTCGGGTCTAATGCCTTCCCTGGCCCCAGCAAAGGCTGCCACCACGCCTCCAAATCCGCCCAGCCCGTGAACGCATGGCAGATCAACACCCCATTATCCCGCGACTCGTTTAAATGGCCCCAAGTCCGATAGGCCACCTGCACCTCGGGCAACTCCCCCCCTAACACCAAGGGGAAAGGGCGGGAGGAAGAATAAAACTGGGTTTGGGGAGAGATTAGCTGTTGATAATTCATGGCTGGAGTAGAACGCAATCGGCACAATGGAGCAAGGAGAAGGAAAACTAGGGAGGACTGAGGATAGTGACGCTAATTCATCTTAGCGATTTCTCCCCGGCTTTTCTCCCCCCTTTTCTACAAAACGCTACGCGAACAGGGTTCTGGGGGCATCTGCGTCCGGAAGACCTAAGCGGAAAAGGCTTGGTCAAAATCCGCCTTAATGTCGTCAATATGCTCTAAACCCACCGAAACCCGGATTAATTCAGGTTTTACCCCGGCCGACAACTGTTCCGCTTCGCTTAACTGTTGGTGGGTGGTTGAGGCCGGATGAATGACCAAGGTTTTGGCATCCCCCACATTGGCTAAATGACTGGCTAACTTCACCCCATTAATAAACTTGCGTCCCGCTTCCACCCCGCCTTTAATCCCAAAGGTGAGCGCGCAACCAAACCCCCGTTTTAGATACTGTTTCGCCCGTGTATGGTAAGGATGGCTAGGTAATCCTAAATAACTCACCCATTCCACTTTTGGATGGGATTCTAGCCACTGAGCAAGAGCTAAAGCATTGCTAACATGACGATCTACCCGTAGAGAAAGGGTTTCTAACCCTTGTAAAAGTAAAAAGGCATTAAAGGGACTCAAACAAGGCCCTAAATCCCGTAATCCTTCCACCCGCGCACGAATAATAAAGGCAATATTGCCAAAAGGACCATCAGGGCCGAATACCTCTTGGAAATTCAAATTATGGTAGCCCGGGGCGGGATCCGTAAACATGGGAAACTTGCCATTCCCCCAGTTAAAGTTCCCTGAATCCACAATCACCCCACCGATGGAGGTTCCATGTCCGCCAATCCATTTGGTCGCCGATTCCACCACAATATCCGCACCGTATTCAATAGGACGGCAAAGATACCCCCCACAACCAAAAGTGTTATCAACTACTAAAGGAATCCCATGTTTATGGGCAAGTTTAGATAGTCCTTCAAAGTCAGGGACGTTAAATTGAGGATTGCCCATCGTTTCCACATAAAGGGCTTTGGTTTTGTCATCAATAGCCGCTTCAAAGTCTTTGAGATCATCCCCATCCACGAACTTTACACCAACGCCTAAACGGGGTAAGGCTACTTTAAATTGATTGTATGTTCCTCCATATAAGAAACTGGTAGAAACAATATTATCCCCGGCTTGGGCTAGGTTATTAATGGCTAAAAATTGGGCCGCTTGTCCACTGGCAGTGGCTAAGGCCGCAACACCCCCTTCTAACGCAGCGATGCGTTTTTCAAACACATCTGTTGTGGGGTTCATAATGCGGGTGTATATATTACCAAACTCCTGTAAAGCAAAGAGTTTAGCCCCATGATCAGCATCATTAAAAACGTAAGATGTGGTTTGATAAATGGGAACGGCTCGCGCATTAGTTCCGGGAGCAGGTTCTTGTCCGGCATGAATTTGTAATGTTTCAAAATGATGTTGATCTGTCATGAAAATACCTCGTTATTTCACTTGTTTAAGGGGGTAACTGGGAACATGGCCTCAACTTTAGCTCAATTTATTTGAGATCAATTATAGGGGAAGGGAACAGGAAGATAAGGGGAAGCTATGATGCTAATACCGATTATGCTAAGTATTGCCTAAGTTGTACTAGCTCAATTCGACAGTCCAAAACTGACTCTAAATGATCCTAAAATCCACTGAAACTAGAGAAGATTGAAGGGAAAAGTCGAAGAGGTCTAAAGTTCCCAACAATGACCCAGTTTTGATATTCTCTCCCAGTTTGGAGATTTTTCTCTAAATTTAAGCTTTTTTTAAAGCAAGAATGATTGACAAAAATTTAAAAAATTTCAACATATTATGACTTCTATAGATTTTGGGGATATTTTTGTAAAGATTTGGTAAAGTTGGGCGATTTTACCTAAAAACGGGGTATTTTATCAGAATTTTCATGATAAGAGTAGAGAAAGGACGGTTGACAGAATGTTCTCGTCCTGATAAATCGACTCTTTCTTTTTAGGACTATTA contains the following coding sequences:
- a CDS encoding O-acetylhomoserine aminocarboxypropyltransferase/cysteine synthase family protein produces the protein MTDQHHFETLQIHAGQEPAPGTNARAVPIYQTTSYVFNDADHGAKLFALQEFGNIYTRIMNPTTDVFEKRIAALEGGVAALATASGQAAQFLAINNLAQAGDNIVSTSFLYGGTYNQFKVALPRLGVGVKFVDGDDLKDFEAAIDDKTKALYVETMGNPQFNVPDFEGLSKLAHKHGIPLVVDNTFGCGGYLCRPIEYGADIVVESATKWIGGHGTSIGGVIVDSGNFNWGNGKFPMFTDPAPGYHNLNFQEVFGPDGPFGNIAFIIRARVEGLRDLGPCLSPFNAFLLLQGLETLSLRVDRHVSNALALAQWLESHPKVEWVSYLGLPSHPYHTRAKQYLKRGFGCALTFGIKGGVEAGRKFINGVKLASHLANVGDAKTLVIHPASTTHQQLSEAEQLSAGVKPELIRVSVGLEHIDDIKADFDQAFSA
- the metX gene encoding homoserine O-acetyltransferase MetX — protein: MNYQQLISPQTQFYSSSRPFPLVLGGELPEVQVAYRTWGHLNESRDNGVLICHAFTGWADLEAWWQPLLGPGKALDPTRDFLICSNILGSCYGTTGPTSVNPRTGKAYGVEFPEITVRDMVHLQARLLEELGVRSLRLVIGGSLGGMQVLEWAACYPDWVKAIAPIAASGRHSAWCIGWSEAQRQAIYTDPLWQGGHYSPDAPPKQGLKVARMIAMSTYRSWGNYSIRFARNEQAEEFAIAHYLKYQGDKLVERFDANTYITLSRAMDHHNLARPDQDYETLLRSIPHPTLIVGIDSDILYPPVEQQELAELIPNAQLAWLHSPHGHDAFLINMDELNELVLTFRQSLHSNPVFPSPCCP